The Apium graveolens cultivar Ventura chromosome 6, ASM990537v1, whole genome shotgun sequence genome contains a region encoding:
- the LOC141663674 gene encoding calcium-binding protein CBP-like translates to MKTGPKEFTSVYYSLQIWREIFEKNDGDISGKIDASELREALVSLGFLVSPLDLLVSKFDKTGGRNKAIEYDNFIECCLSVKGLTEKFKEKDTAYMSSFCTFRATNF, encoded by the exons ATGAAAACAGGGCCTAAGGAGTTCACATCTGTGTATTACAGTCTCCAGATATGGAGG GAGATCTTTGAGAAGAATGATGGGGATATTAGTGGTAAAATTGATGCTTCTGAGCTGAGAGAGGCGCTGGTGAGCCTTGGATTTTTGGTGTCACCTCTGGACTTGCTGGTGTCCAAGTTTGACAAGACTGGTGGAAGGAACAAGGCTATTGAATATGACAACTTCATCGA GTGCTGCCTCTCTGTGAAG GGACTTACTGAGAAATTCAAGGAGAAGGACACTGCATACATGAGTTCATTCTGCACATTTAGAGCTACAAATTTCTAG